Proteins encoded together in one Camelina sativa cultivar DH55 chromosome 9, Cs, whole genome shotgun sequence window:
- the LOC104710070 gene encoding auxin efflux carrier component 4 — MITWHDLYTVLTAVVPLYVAMILAYGSVQWWKIFSPDQCSGINRFVAIFAVPLLSFHFISTNDPYAMNLRFIAADTLQKIIMLFLLALWSNLTKNGSLEWMITIFSLSTLPNTLVMGIPLLIAMYGTYAGSLMVQVVVLQCIIWYTLLLFLFEYRGAKLLIMEQFPETAASIVSFKVESDVVSLDGHDFLETDAEIGNDGKLHVTVRKSNASRRSLMMTPRPSNLTGAEIYSLSSTPRGSNFNNSDFYSVMGFPGGRLSNFGPADLYSVQSSRGPTPRPSNFEENNAVRYGFYPNPATAGSYPAPNPEFSSGTTAVSTKQPNKVPQDKDNNSKASHDAKELHMFVWSSSASPVSDVFGGAGGATEQSEQGAKEIRMVVPDQPRKSNAARGGGDDIGCDDGGEGEREIEKATAGLNKVGSNSTAELEAAGGDGGGVRMGTHMPPTSVVTRLILIMVWRKLIRNPNTYSSLIGLIWALVAYRWHVAMPKILQQSISILSDAGLGMAMFSLGLFMALQPKIIACGNSVATFAMAVRFITGPAIMAIAGIAIGLHGDLLRIAIVQAALPQGIVPFVFAKEYNVHPTILSTAVIFGMLIALPITLVYYILLGL, encoded by the exons ATGATTACGTGGCACGACTTGTACACCGTCCTGACCGCGGTGGTGCCGCTCTACGTGGCTATGATCCTTGCCTACGGATCCGTGCAGTGGTGGAAGATATTCTCCCCTGACCAGTGTTCCGGCATCAACCGCTTCGTCGCCATATTCGCCGTCCCGCTCCTCTCCTTCCACTTCATCTCCACCAACGATCCTTACGCCATGAACCTCCGCTTCATCGCCGCCGACACGCTTCAGAAGATCATCATGCTCTTCTTGCTTGCTCTTTGGTCCAATCTTACCAAGAACGGTAGCTTGGAGTGGATGATCACCATCTTCTCTCTCAGCACTCTCCCCAACACTCTCGTCATGGGCATCCCTTTGTTGATCGCCATGTACGGTACTTACGCCGGCTCTCTCATGGTCCAGGTCGTTGTTCTTCAGTGTATCATCTGGTAcactctcctcctcttcctcttcgaGTACCGTGGCGCTAAGCTTCTCATCATGGAGCAGTTCCCTGAGACTGCCGCCTCCATCGTCTCCTTTAAAGTCGAATCCGACGTCGTTTCCCTCGACGGTCATGATTTCCTCGAGACGGATGCGGAGATCGGAAACGACGGGAAGCTTCACGTCACGGTCAGGAAATCAAACGCCTCGAGGAGGTCGCTGATGATGACTCCACGGCCTTCCAATCTCACCGGAGCTGAGATCTACAGCCTCAGTTCGACTCCCAGAGGTTCTAATTTCAACAATTCCGATTTTTACTCGGTGATGGGGTTCCCCGGCGGGAGGCTTTCTAATTTCGGTCCGGCGGATCTGTACTCCGTTCAATCTTCTCGTGGTCCGACTCCGCGGCCTTCCAATTTCGAAGAGAACAACGCCGTCAGATATGGATTTTACCCTAACCCGGCGACGGCGGGTTCGTACCCGGCTCCGAACCCGGAGTTCTCATCCGGTACGACGGCTGTTTCAACTAAACAACCTAACAAAGTCCCGCAAGATAAGGATAATAACAGCAAAGCGAGCCATGACGCTAAAGAGCTTCACATGTTTGTTTGGAGTTCAAGCGCTTCCCCTGTTTCCGACGTGTTCGGTGGAGCCGGAGGTGCCACAGAGCAATCTGAACAAGGCGCCAAGGAGATCCGGATGGTTGTCCCTGATCAACCTCGAAAGAGTAATGCCGCCAGAG gtggtggtgatgatatTGGCTGTGACGATGGTGGAGAGGgtgaaagagagatagagaaagctACGGCAGGGCTGAACAAAGTGGGGTCTAATTCCACGGCGGAGCTAGAAGCGGCCGGAGGAGATGGCGGCGGCGTCCGCATGGGAACACATATGCCGCCTACAAGTGTGGTGACGAGACTGATTTTGATAATGGTGTGGCGAAAACTCATCAGAAACCCGAACACATATTCAAGTCTTATCGGTCTCATCTGGGCTCTTGTTGCTTACCG GTGGCATGTGGCTATGCCCAAAATATTACAACAATCCATCTCCATACTCTCAGATGCTGGTCTTGGAATGGCTATGTTCAGCTTAG GTTTATTCATGGCACTTCAACCCAAAATCATTGCTTGTGGGAACTCCGTCGCCACGTTTGCCATGGCAGTCAGATTCATAACCGGTCCGGCCATCATGGCTATTGCTGGGATTGCCATTGGGTTACACGGGGACCTTCTCCGTATAGCCATCGTTCAG gctgCGTTGCCTCAAGGAATAGTTCCGTTTGTGTTTGCAAAAGAGTACAATGTGCATCCAACGATTCTCAGTACTGC GGTAATATTTGGAATGTTAATAGCCTTACCCATAACTCTGGTCTACTATATTCTTCTTGGCCTCTGA
- the LOC104710071 gene encoding homeobox-leucine zipper protein ATHB-17 isoform X2, whose amino-acid sequence MEILPENSSNLDLTISVPGFSSSPPSVSDEGSGGGREQLKLDMNRLPSSEDGDDEEFSHDGSAPPRKKLRLTREQSRLLEDSFRQNHTLNPKQKEALAKHLMLRPRQIEVWFQNRRARSKLKQTEMECEYLKRWFGSLTEQNHRLHREVEELRAMKVGPPTVNSASSLTMCPRCERVTTPASPASMAVPARKKFPPQERDD is encoded by the exons ATGGAGATTTTACCGGAGAACTCTTCTAACTTGGATCTTACTATCTCCGTTCCTGGCTTCTCTTCCTCCCCTCCCTCCG TTTCAGATGAAGGAAGTGGCGGAGGGAGAGAACAGCTAAAGCTAGACATGAATCGATTGCCGTCGTCTGAAGACGGAGACGATGAAGAATTCAGTCACGATGGCTCTGCTCCTCCTCGAAAGAAACTCCGCCTAACCAGAGAACAGTCTCGTCTTCTTGAAGATAGCTTCAGACAGAATCATACCCTTAATCCC AAACAAAAGGAAGCACTTGCTAAGCATTTGATGCTACGGCCAAGACAAATTGAAGTTTGGTTTCAAAACCGTAGAGCAAG GAGCAAATTAAAGCAAACCGAGATGGAATGCGAGTATCTTAAAAGGTGGTTTGGTTCACTAACGGAGCAAAACCACAGGCTCCATAGAGAAGTAGAAGAGCTTAGAGCCATGAAGGTAGGCCCACCCACAGTGAACTCCGCCTCCAGCCTCACTATGTGCCCTCGCTGCGAGCGAGTCACCACTCCAGCGAGCCCAGCTTCCATGGCGGTTCCGGCCAGGAAAAAGTTTCCGCCGCAAGAGCGTGACGATTGA
- the LOC104710071 gene encoding homeobox-leucine zipper protein ATHB-17 isoform X1: protein MEILPENSSNLDLTISVPGFSSSPPSVSDEGSGGGREQLKLDMNRLPSSEDGDDEEFSHDGSAPPRKKLRLTREQSRLLEDSFRQNHTLNPKQKEALAKHLMLRPRQIEVWFQNRRARSKLKQTEMECEYLKRWFGSLTEQNHRLHREVEELRAMKVGPPTVNSASSLTMCPRCERVTTPASPASMAVPARKKFPPQERDD from the exons ATGGAGATTTTACCGGAGAACTCTTCTAACTTGGATCTTACTATCTCCGTTCCTGGCTTCTCTTCCTCCCCTCCCTCCG TTTCAGATGAAGGAAGTGGCGGAGGGAGAGAACAGCTAAAGCTAGACATGAATCGATTGCCGTCGTCTGAAGACGGAGACGATGAAGAATTCAGTCACGATGGCTCTGCTCCTCCTCGAAAGAAACTCCGCCTAACCAGAGAACAGTCTCGTCTTCTTGAAGATAGCTTCAGACAGAATCATACCCTTAATCCC AAACAAAAGGAAGCACTTGCTAAGCATTTGATGCTACGGCCAAGACAAATTGAAGTTTGGTTTCAAAACCGTAGAGCAAG gagCAAATTAAAGCAAACCGAGATGGAATGCGAGTATCTTAAAAGGTGGTTTGGTTCACTAACGGAGCAAAACCACAGGCTCCATAGAGAAGTAGAAGAGCTTAGAGCCATGAAGGTAGGCCCACCCACAGTGAACTCCGCCTCCAGCCTCACTATGTGCCCTCGCTGCGAGCGAGTCACCACTCCAGCGAGCCCAGCTTCCATGGCGGTTCCGGCCAGGAAAAAGTTTCCGCCGCAAGAGCGTGACGATTGA
- the LOC104710071 gene encoding homeobox-leucine zipper protein ATHB-17 isoform X3, producing MEILPENSSNLDLTISVPGFSSSPPSDEGSGGGREQLKLDMNRLPSSEDGDDEEFSHDGSAPPRKKLRLTREQSRLLEDSFRQNHTLNPKQKEALAKHLMLRPRQIEVWFQNRRARSKLKQTEMECEYLKRWFGSLTEQNHRLHREVEELRAMKVGPPTVNSASSLTMCPRCERVTTPASPASMAVPARKKFPPQERDD from the exons ATGGAGATTTTACCGGAGAACTCTTCTAACTTGGATCTTACTATCTCCGTTCCTGGCTTCTCTTCCTCCCCTCCCTCCG ATGAAGGAAGTGGCGGAGGGAGAGAACAGCTAAAGCTAGACATGAATCGATTGCCGTCGTCTGAAGACGGAGACGATGAAGAATTCAGTCACGATGGCTCTGCTCCTCCTCGAAAGAAACTCCGCCTAACCAGAGAACAGTCTCGTCTTCTTGAAGATAGCTTCAGACAGAATCATACCCTTAATCCC AAACAAAAGGAAGCACTTGCTAAGCATTTGATGCTACGGCCAAGACAAATTGAAGTTTGGTTTCAAAACCGTAGAGCAAG gagCAAATTAAAGCAAACCGAGATGGAATGCGAGTATCTTAAAAGGTGGTTTGGTTCACTAACGGAGCAAAACCACAGGCTCCATAGAGAAGTAGAAGAGCTTAGAGCCATGAAGGTAGGCCCACCCACAGTGAACTCCGCCTCCAGCCTCACTATGTGCCCTCGCTGCGAGCGAGTCACCACTCCAGCGAGCCCAGCTTCCATGGCGGTTCCGGCCAGGAAAAAGTTTCCGCCGCAAGAGCGTGACGATTGA